TGGGGCATGGACTGGTTCAACGAAATCTGGAATTCGCTGTTCTTTCACTTCAACGGCCACGCGCCCGTTTGGGGAGCGCCCGGTCAGACTGCGTATCTTATTTTTGTCGGGTTGAATATCGAGATCAGTTTTATGTTCGCCGTTGCCGGAATCGCCTTTGGAAAAATGTTGCTTCCCGATAAACGCACCAAAATTTTGGGCATCCCCAATCGACTCTTTATGGCGATTGTTAACGCGGCTTTCTGCGTGTTTGTGGAAGTGCTGCTCAATCAGATTGGCGCACTGACCTGGGATTATCCCTGGTGGAGTGCTTCGTCTCCCTGGTTGATCTTCCTGTTTGGCTATTTCCACTTTTTCCTGGTTTCATATTGGGTACACGATATGGATACGCTTAAGAAGAAAATCATCACGGTGGGCGTGATTTACGGGATGGTGCTGGTTGAAATTCTTGTTTTTGGTGTTGTCCTGAAATGGATTTAATGTTCTATGACCACAGAATTTGATTTTGAACGCTATTGGCAGGGCAAATTTGAGCGCGCTCTGGATGAGATTGCTGGTGAAGATGTCCGCATAGCGGTGTTGCAGAGTGGTGAAACTCTTTCTGACCAAAGCCCGCGCGCCGAGGTGGTTGCCTGGTCTCGTCAGGCTATGCAACGTATGGAAGCGCGGGTCGATGAAGGTGCTTGCCGCGTAATTATGACCGCCTGCGCTTGCCATTATCCGCCAGATGGCCTGCAAGAAATCAAGGCGGCCTATGCTGCTTCCCAAAATGTGGATGAAGCGCTGGCGATGCTACAAGCGAAGTTCGAGATATTTTTGCGGCAAGAATTGAATCTGGATAAAGGAGAAATCGCGGCGATTACGGCGCGCGGCTGGGGGTTGGCCGGAGTTCATCGGGGGGATACAATTCTCGCGACAAAGATCCCGAAAAGTGGCAACCTGAAGGAATATCTCGCCGAGAACGACCCCGAAAAAAAGCGCCAATTGTATTGCCACTGCCCGCGCGTGCGCACAGCCCTTAGCATCAACGAAAATCTACCCCCAACTTATTGTTATTGTGGCGCCGGATTCTACCAGGGCATTTGGCAGGAAATCTTGCAGCGGCCTGTCGAAGTTGAAGTAATGGAAAGTGTGCTGATGGGCGGCGACGTTTGTACGATTGCTATCCATCTGAACCCCCTTGAGAACTATGCCCAAGAATAATGTTACCCGCTTGCTTGATCAGCGTAAAATTGGCTACACAATATTTGAATTGCCTGAAGAAAAACTGGGCGCGCTGAAAACGGCCGAAATATTGGATGTGAATCTGGAGATTGTCTTTAAAACGATCGTGGCTGCCCGGCTGGAGCGCGGCAAACCTATTTTGGCTGTCATTCCTGGCAACACCGAAGTGGATTTGAAATTGCTGGCGAAATCATTGGGTGAGAAAAAAATAAGGCTGACCACCCAGCAAGAAGCCGAAGAACTCACCGGCTTGCAGGCTGGGGGAATTTCCCCGTTGGCGTTAATGAATCGTGGTTTTCAAGTGGTGATTGATAGCACGGCGAAAAATTTCAATGAAATCCATGTTTCCGGCGGGCAGCGCGGGTTGAATATCCGCCTGCCGGTCAAAGAGCTGGCAAAATTGACCAATGCCCGTTTTGCCCCCATTGGCAAGTAAATACCCCTACGCCAGAAATTGCCGCAAAAAGGAGGGTTGAGTGCTTCGCACTCAACCCTCCTTTTTGCGATTACTCCACATCTTCAACGGGAGCGCTGACCACAGCTTCCGAAGCGGGAACAGCCTCGGGGACGACGAGCATCATGACGATATAAGCCCAGAACAAGGCGCTGCCAGTAATCAGGCTGCCAAAAACAAAGATCAGGCGCATCAAAGTGGGGTCAATATTGAAGTATTCGCCTAATCCGGCGCAAACACCGGCGACCATGCGATCATCTTGTGAGCGATAAAGGGTTTTATAGGTTTCAGACATTTAAATTTCTCCTGATTGTTAAATTATTGTCACCCCCATATACGCAGATTCTTTCTGCAAGTTGCGTACCGCCCCCATTTTTGCAATTTGCTGAAATTACTTTAACCCGCGTAAGGCGTAAACCACGGCTGGTTCCGCCTTGCCTTTAACTTTGATCGGAGGTAATTGGTCGGCGATCACTTGTCTGGCAATGGTCCAGTAGGCCATCTCGGAGAGCAGGATTTGCCCTGGCTCAGCAATCGACTCCAGGCGTTGGGTGTAGTTGACTGTGTCGCCGATAACGGTGTAGTTGAACAGATCGCTGGTGCCGACATTGCCGACCATGGCTTCGCCGGTGTTGATGCCGATGCTGAAATACAACTGGTGTGACTGCGTGATTTCAGCACGCAGTTTGCGGATAGCCTCATCCATTGCCAACGCGGCGCGGGCAGCGCGCAGCACATGATCTTGCTGGGGATCGGGGGCATTCCAAAAAGCCATCACCGCATCGCCCATGAATTTATCCAGCGTGCCTTCCTCCGTGAGAACGGCCTGGGCGGCCACAGAAAGATACGCATTCAGCACGCCGAAGAGCATTTCGGGTCTTGTGCGCTCACTGAAGGGCGTGAAATTATGGATATCGGCAAAGAGCACTGTCAGCGGCTGGCGGATGCCATCCAGGCGCAGATTGCTGGGATCAGCCAGCAGGCGGTCACGCACGCGCGGGGCGACCACGCGCCCAAAGGTCTGCCGGATGCGCTCTTGTTCGGCCTCCAGCGTGCGCTGTTTGGTGAGGTCGTCAATCACGATGGTGGCCCCTTTGGTATTTTGTTGCGCATCACGCAATGGGGTACTGGAGAGGCGTAAGAATAACGGCCCGCGGTCCAACATCACCGGGTTGAATTCTTCGCCCACAATTGCCGAGTCATCGCTCAGCGTGGAAGCGGCCATTAGCAAGAAGTGCGGTCCCAGGTCGGGCAGGGCTTCGCCTAGGGTGCGCCCAACTGCCTGTTCGACAGGGATACCCAAAATCTTTACCGCGGCCTGATTGAAGAGCGTGATTTTGCGTTTCAGGTCGGTAGTGATTACGCCCGATGACATGGATGCAAAAATATTATCCATCAGGTTTTTCATTTCCAGTGTTTGGTTAAGGGTATCTTGCAGGTTGGCGAACAGGCGCACATTTTCCAGCGCCAGGGAGGATTGCCCGGCGACGGCTTCGAGAAATTCAAGATCGTCGCTGGTGTAGGGTTCGCCGGAGCGCCGCGCCCCTAGAGCCAGAAAGCCGATCATTTGGCCTTCATAGTGCAAGGGTGTGAAAACGCGGCCCCCGATATTTTCGAGGGTCGCAGTTTCGTTGGACAAAGCCTCGGGGAGTGAGCGTCCCGGCGGGAACCAGATACCACCCTGGCCCTGATTCAGAATTTCCACCAGGGGGTGTTCGACGGGCAGCGCCGCGGCGCGCACTTCATCCGGGCTTTGCGGACGGTACACCGCATCGTTATCATCATACAAATAAATCTGCACCTTTTCTGGGGCCAGCGCGGCGTGAAGTTCTTGTTCCAACATAGTCAGCGTATGTGCCATTTCTGGCGAAACGCTAAGATGCCGCGAGAGATGGGAGAGTACGCGGCGATAGTCGGCGCGCGTGCGGTAGAACAAACGGTCAATGGCGCGCTGCATCAGCCTGCGTAACGGGTTGAGGCCGACCACCAAAACAAGCAGATAGAGCGCCACGAGCACCGGATCGTTGGGCGTGATTTCTGCAGGGACCAAAAATGAAATTAGCGTGATGAGCAGGTAAAAGACTCCCACCGCGCCGGTAGCTGTCAGCACATAGGTGAGCGTGGCGCCCATAATGCGGTCTACATCCAGCAGGCGGTAGCGCACCAACGCATAGGCTACAGAAAGCGGGAAAGCGATCAGCGCCGGAAAGGCAATATTGACCTGAAAACGCACCAACTGTCCAAACGCAGATGGCAGCAAAAATGTGACCATAATTGGGCCAAAAGCCAGCGCCGAGCCAAACACAATAATGCGGCTTTGCTGGCGAATCATGGCCGAGTGGCTGCGTGCCACGCGGTAGACCAACGCGCCCAGAAAAACCAGAATTCCCAGGCTGATGGCGGCATAGCTCCACAGCCAGGTGTTAATATAGCCCCAGGGATGCGAGGGCGCCAGAATTTCGCGCCCCACGGGAATTGCCAGCGCAACCGTCAGCAGCCAGGGCAGCCATTGCAAGCCCGGATAGCGTTCTACAAAGCTCATCTTTTTAGGGAAATCCATTGCCAGATGCAGCAACGCGCCTCCGGCCACGGGCAGGCTCAAGGCCCATAGCAGCACCAGCGCCTGGGTGGTGTTCATATCGAAATACGCCGCTGTGATCGTGCTGGCTGAAGATGTGAACGCTAAAAATGCCAGCGACGAGCGTTTATCGCTGCTAAGGCGGTATGCCCAAATACCAATGAACCAGAATGCCATCCCCACAATATACGGAATTCCGAACCAGACCACCAATTCTGCGCGGGTAAAAGGCCGCGGCTCGACGCGCACCTGATAGGGCTGCCCCTGCTGATTTGTGAGGCCTAACGAAACAGTAGCTCCCGCATTCGCCAGCGCTGCTCGTAAATCGGTGTTATTGGTAATGGATTTGTCGTTTACGGTGATAAGCTGATCGTAATTTTGCACCCCGTTCTTTTTCGCGGCCCAATTCTCGCGCGCCAATTGACTGACCACGCCATGTGGCTCCAGAAACAAGCCCAAAAATGGCTGTTGCATCCAGCGAAAAGCCATGAATGGCGATAGCAGCAATACCAAAAGCGAAACCCCCGCGAAGCCCAACGGGAGCGTCTGCATAATTTGGTTACGCAATTTACGAAAAGATGTCATTCTGCAAACTCTAGGGGTCTACGGTGATAAGTGGCTTCATTTTCTCAAATGTTGCTGGCCCAATCCCTGAGACATTTTGAATTTCTTCGATGATGGAAAAAGCCCCGTTTTCCTGGCGATAGGCAATAATTTTTTCGGCGGTCACAGGGCCAACGCCGGGCAGGGTTTCCAGTTCAGCCTGGGAAGCAGTGTTGATATTGACGATTTGCGCAACGGACTCCCCCTGAGGTGGATCGGCGATTATCGGGCTGGATTCTGCCACTGCTGGGGTGTTATTTGCACTCGCAACGATCGGCACAATTACCTGGCTGCCATCTTCGAGCAGCGCGGCCAGATTTAAATTTTCGGTCTGAGCGTCTTCGCTGAAGCCGCCCGCTGCCGCAATCGCGTCTTGCACACGGCTTTCAGGAGGCAGCGCTACTACCCCGGGTTGAGCCACCGCTCCGCTGATATGCACTCGTATTGGCACAGGTGTGGGCGGTGGTAAAAGATCAATGGGTATGCCGCGTGGCGGGCTGCTGGCAATCAGCACGGCTCCCGCTCCAAGTAATCCGAACAAAACGCCTATGGCGATCAGCCCCCAATTTTTCACATCACTTCTCCTTTTTCACTTGCAGATATTTTATGGCTTGATGCTGTTTTGTGTGGACAAAAAGCAAATTGGACACAG
This genomic stretch from Chloroflexota bacterium harbors:
- a CDS encoding aminoacyl-tRNA deacylase → MPKNNVTRLLDQRKIGYTIFELPEEKLGALKTAEILDVNLEIVFKTIVAARLERGKPILAVIPGNTEVDLKLLAKSLGEKKIRLTTQQEAEELTGLQAGGISPLALMNRGFQVVIDSTAKNFNEIHVSGGQRGLNIRLPVKELAKLTNARFAPIGK
- a CDS encoding PspC domain-containing protein, whose protein sequence is MSETYKTLYRSQDDRMVAGVCAGLGEYFNIDPTLMRLIFVFGSLITGSALFWAYIVMMLVVPEAVPASEAVVSAPVEDVE
- a CDS encoding PAS domain-containing protein gives rise to the protein MTSFRKLRNQIMQTLPLGFAGVSLLVLLLSPFMAFRWMQQPFLGLFLEPHGVVSQLARENWAAKKNGVQNYDQLITVNDKSITNNTDLRAALANAGATVSLGLTNQQGQPYQVRVEPRPFTRAELVVWFGIPYIVGMAFWFIGIWAYRLSSDKRSSLAFLAFTSSASTITAAYFDMNTTQALVLLWALSLPVAGGALLHLAMDFPKKMSFVERYPGLQWLPWLLTVALAIPVGREILAPSHPWGYINTWLWSYAAISLGILVFLGALVYRVARSHSAMIRQQSRIIVFGSALAFGPIMVTFLLPSAFGQLVRFQVNIAFPALIAFPLSVAYALVRYRLLDVDRIMGATLTYVLTATGAVGVFYLLITLISFLVPAEITPNDPVLVALYLLVLVVGLNPLRRLMQRAIDRLFYRTRADYRRVLSHLSRHLSVSPEMAHTLTMLEQELHAALAPEKVQIYLYDDNDAVYRPQSPDEVRAAALPVEHPLVEILNQGQGGIWFPPGRSLPEALSNETATLENIGGRVFTPLHYEGQMIGFLALGARRSGEPYTSDDLEFLEAVAGQSSLALENVRLFANLQDTLNQTLEMKNLMDNIFASMSSGVITTDLKRKITLFNQAAVKILGIPVEQAVGRTLGEALPDLGPHFLLMAASTLSDDSAIVGEEFNPVMLDRGPLFLRLSSTPLRDAQQNTKGATIVIDDLTKQRTLEAEQERIRQTFGRVVAPRVRDRLLADPSNLRLDGIRQPLTVLFADIHNFTPFSERTRPEMLFGVLNAYLSVAAQAVLTEEGTLDKFMGDAVMAFWNAPDPQQDHVLRAARAALAMDEAIRKLRAEITQSHQLYFSIGINTGEAMVGNVGTSDLFNYTVIGDTVNYTQRLESIAEPGQILLSEMAYWTIARQVIADQLPPIKVKGKAEPAVVYALRGLK
- a CDS encoding competence protein ComE, whose protein sequence is MKNWGLIAIGVLFGLLGAGAVLIASSPPRGIPIDLLPPPTPVPIRVHISGAVAQPGVVALPPESRVQDAIAAAGGFSEDAQTENLNLAALLEDGSQVIVPIVASANNTPAVAESSPIIADPPQGESVAQIVNINTASQAELETLPGVGPVTAEKIIAYRQENGAFSIIEEIQNVSGIGPATFEKMKPLITVDP